In Methanobacterium formicicum DSM 3637, the genomic window GGTCATCATCATGCACATGGACAATGTCCTCTTTGGCGTACATCACGTCTTTAACCTTTTTTTTACCTTCCCTGAAACCTCTGGTCACATCCAGGGAAGTGATCCACCCAACCAGTCTTTTTTTATCATCAACCACTGGTGTGGTGAATCTTAATTTTTTCTCCATTAAAATGGATACTTCTACCAGGTCATCGTCAGGGGATACTACAATAAAATCCTTGTCCATCATTTCATTAACTTTCACTTAAACCATCTCCAGTTTTAAAGCCCCTACCGGGCATTTTGTAGAACAAACTTCACATAAAATACATTTTTCATGGTCCAAAACTACCCGGTCGCCATTAAGTTTAATGGCATTTACTGGACAGTTTTCCTCACAGACCTGGCACTGGACGCAGGTGTCCTCGTCCACCAGGAGTTCTTTTGTTTTTATCACAGGCCCTAGTTCTCTTACAAGATTAATGGACCCTTGGGGGCAGACATTAGCACAGGCACCGCAACCTACACATGCTTCCTGGTCAATCTGGGCAGTTTCTCCCTCACTAACAGTTATGGCTTCAGTGGGGCAGAATCTAACACAGGTAGAACATGAATCACATTTATCTGGATCTACCTCAATTGATTCCATGCGCAGTTTACGATGGGGCACCTTAACATCCTTTAGATGAAATTTAACATCATCCTGGACAGTTGATGTGCTTTCAATGACATGTATACATTTCACAGGGCAGGTCTGGGCGCAGATTTCACATTTCACACAGCCATCTAGGATCTTTGCTGGTCGTGAGAATGTGGCGTCGCTGATAGCATTAACTGGACATTCTTCCACACACAAATTGCACCGGACACACTCTGGGGAGATAGTTATGAATTCATCTTCAAAGGCACAGTCCTCGATTTCTCCTTTAAACCCTTCATGACTATCTTCCATGTCCCTGGATTTAAGGGCTACCTCTCCCTCCAGTACCTCTTTTTTCTTTTTGAATGTTACATCCATCTTAACACCGTCATATAATTCACTAACTGTGGGTATTATACTACTGGTTAGTTTATTTCCTTCCCTGATTTATAGTATTATGATAACATCTAATTTAAGTTATATCTAATTTTTTAAAGATACTATTTCTTCTAAATATCAGTTCACCTTGGTGATTATTTTTAATCTGCATTGTCATAATTGTGCCATTGTCATAATTGTATATTTTATCTTAATTCATCAATGCATTTTATCAGGATACTTGGATATTATCTGTGATAAGAATGGAAGTCCGCTGATGGCACCGGGCATCTTCACACAGTATGATGCCACGTAGTTGCCCATGTTGGCTGATCTTTTGATACTTTTACCAGTTAAATATCCGTAGAGGAATCCGGTGTTAAATGCATCTCCGGCACCGGTGGTGTCCTGACAATTTACATTGAATGCATCCAAACCATAGAGTTCATCACCATCAGTAACCGTACACCCATTTTGTCCCTGTTTAACTACCAGTATTTCCAGTCCAAAATCAAGAAGGGCTTTCATTTTCTCCTCTTCTTTTTCCTGGTGTGGCATTAGTATTTCCAGTTCTTTCTGGTTTAAAAGTAAAATATCAGTTCGCTCCAGTAACTTCTCCAATGTTTTAATGCCTTTTTCTGCGTAAATCATCCCGGGGTCCATGCTGACGGTTACACTATCTGGAATTGATTCTAAAAACTCTTTTTGAACCTGGATTGATTTGCCTACGAATGAGGTGAGGTGAATGAGTCGAGTATTGGATATGTATTCCAGGTTGATCTCCTTTGATTGGATGTCATCGTTTACTCCGGGATCAACATATA contains:
- a CDS encoding 4Fe-4S binding protein, translated to MDVTFKKKKEVLEGEVALKSRDMEDSHEGFKGEIEDCAFEDEFITISPECVRCNLCVEECPVNAISDATFSRPAKILDGCVKCEICAQTCPVKCIHVIESTSTVQDDVKFHLKDVKVPHRKLRMESIEVDPDKCDSCSTCVRFCPTEAITVSEGETAQIDQEACVGCGACANVCPQGSINLVRELGPVIKTKELLVDEDTCVQCQVCEENCPVNAIKLNGDRVVLDHEKCILCEVCSTKCPVGALKLEMV
- a CDS encoding carbohydrate kinase family protein, encoding MTIGCDVISIILDAVGFGALNLDKLYRVNKIAGEDEEAYITNVHESCGGSAANTIIGLARLGLSTGFLGKVARDRPGQLLLENLENEGVDTGGVIKKSNGRSGTVQGFVDLEGQRALYVDPGVNDDIQSKEINLEYISNTRLIHLTSFVGKSIQVQKEFLESIPDSVTVSMDPGMIYAEKGIKTLEKLLERTDILLLNQKELEILMPHQEKEEEKMKALLDFGLEILVVKQGQNGCTVTDGDELYGLDAFNVNCQDTTGAGDAFNTGFLYGYLTGKSIKRSANMGNYVASYCVKMPGAISGLPFLSQIISKYPDKMH